From the genome of Xylocopilactobacillus apis:
GAATTTAGACCGGCTTGGCTGACAGATAAAGATGAGATCAATTACGAGATTACTTCAAGAAATGAACATTTTAAAGGTACCGAAGTATCACGTAAAAGCGTGGCTGATTTTGTAGTCAAACTAATTAAGGATCCAACCCTTTACCCAAATACCAGCGTTGGAATTAATAAACCCGGTACTGATGGGGATCACCCATCATGGTTAAATTAATGGAACAATTTATTGATGTTTTTGCTCATGTTCTGCCGCCGCTTTTTAAGAATAAAATGTTAGAAATTGTGCCGGATGCACTTAAAGAAAACGCCTGGATGGAACATCCGCTTTTGTCCAATTTACAAAAACGGGTAGATACCATTGCAAAAGGCCATCAAGAAATTATTTCAGTAGTTAACTTAAATCCCGAAGATTATGTTGGACCAGCTGAATCATTAAATTTATGCCGCCAAGCTAATACCGAGTTAAAAAGCATAGTTAGTCAGTACCAAGAATATTTTCCACAAGCAGTGGCGATGATTCCAATGAATAATATTGATGGCGCATGTCAAATAATTGAAGAAGATGTTGCTAAAGATTCGACTTTTGCGGGTATTCAATTATTTACTCGCGCTTTGGGTCATTCCATCACCAACCCTGCTTATCAGCCAATTTTTGAGTTAATGAATCAAATTAACAAACCAATTTGGCTTCACCCGGTGTTTGATAAACGAAAACCTGACAATAATGTAACTTTTAGTTGGGAATATGAGTTAACCATTGCGATGAACTCAATCGTGCAGGCTCAATATTTTGAACAATATCCTAATTTAAAAATTATTGTTCATCACGCAGGCGCGATGGTTCCTTTTTTTGCCGAAAGAATTCGTTACACCCAAAACGAACAGAATTATCAAGATTTCAAAAAATTCTTTGTTGACACTGCTCTTTTAGGTAATCCCAAAGCTTTGGAACTAACGGTTGATTTCTTTGGCATTGACCATGTTTTATTCGGCACCGATGCACCACTCGGGATTCCGCCAATTGGCGCAACCAAAACCATTGAAGATGCTCTAACGCAGACAAACTTAAAAGAAAATGATTTAGAAAAGATTTTTCATCAAAATTGGAAGCAAATGCAGAAAGGAATAACTAATGAATAATATCGAAGCTGATTTTCAAGAAGTCATCTCTTCTTGGGTAAAAGACGTCGACACTCATTGTGCAGTACATCTTAAAAACGATCGGTTCCTCATCCCTTTAATTGCCGGAACGGTTCAAGGTGTTACTACCTCAATCAAAGAACAAACTAAAAAAACTCTGGCAGCTGGGATTAAACCGGAAGTAATTGTCGAAGTAATTTATCAGCTCGCTCCAGGGACTGGAATTTTAAGAGTTCAAAAATCTTTAATCGAAGTCCAAAAGGCTTTCGATGAAGAAAACATTGAATTAAAAAAAATAACTATTGATGAAGATCCTGAATTTGGCGCCAAAGTCCAAGCCAAAATTTATGGAACTGAAATCAAAAACCTCCTTCATGATTTACCAGATCAGTCAGGCAATTTTATTCCTGAAGCCTTAACAGAACATTTCTTTAACGATTTTTACGGTCGAGAAGCTTTATCAGTCAAAGACCGGGAACGCTACGGCTTACTAGGACTAATTGCTTTAAATGTCGATTTTCAAATCAAAGCCCACGCTCGGGGCAGTCTTAAGGCTGGAAACTCTGAAAGTGAACTGATATGGTCGGTTATTCAACTTCTGCCTTATGTTGGATTCCCTTTTGTAGTCAACAGCGCCCAAGTAATTCACAAATCTGCTGTTGAGTTAGGAGAAACAAAATGAAATATACCAAATTAGGCCATAGTGGTCTCGATGTCTCAAGAATTTGTCTAGGAACAATGGGGTTTGGCCGACCTGAATCGGGCATGTTCCCTTGGGCGATCGATCAACAAAAAAGTGAAGCAGTAGTCGCTAAAGCATTAGATCTCGGAATCAACTTTTTTGATACAGCTAATATCTATTCTCATGGTGACAGCGAAGAATATCTCGGAAATGCTCTTAATAAATTAGCTAAACGAGACCAAATCGTTGTCGCTACGAAGGTCTTCTACACACCTGGTAATGAACCGAACCAACACGGCCTTTCCCGTAAGGCAATCATGTATCAGATTGACCAAAGTTTAAAGCGGCTAAAAATGGATTATGTTGACCTATACATTATTCATCGTTGGGATTATAACACTCCAATCGAAGAAACAATGGAAGCGCTACATGATTTAGTTAAAACCGGAAAAGTTCGTTACTTAGGTGCATCAGCGATGTTTGCTTGGCAGTTAGAACAGGCGCAAAACGTTGCTGAAAAACACAATTGGACTAAATTTATTTCGATGCAGAACCACTATAACCTCCTTTACCGCGAGGAAGAACGGGAAATGATTCCATATTGTCAAGATCAGGACATTGCGTTAACCCCCTACAGTCCTTTAGCATCCGGGCGCTTAACCCGTCAATGGAGTGGTGATACTTTAAGATATCAAACTGATACCGTTGCAAAGGGCAAATACGATGCCGATAAAGAGCTTGATTTACCAATTGTCAAAAGGGTCGGCGAAATTGCCGCTAAGTACAATGTCCCTCAAGTTCAAGTTGCCCTCGCTTGGCTTTTACATCAACCTCAGATGGCTGCTCCGATCATGGGAGCAACTAACCCAGATCATCTCGCTAGTGCGGCTAAAGCAGTTGATCTGAAATTAACAGCAGATGATTTAAATTATCTTGCTGAACCATATCAGACGCATCGATTAGTTGGGCCGCTAACCCCAACGACCAAGACTTTACAAGATAAAAGGAGAAGATAAAATGGCAAAAAAACAAACTGCAGGACGCGAACAATTAGGAGATTTTGCTCCTAAATTTGCTGAATTAAATGATGATGTGTTATTTGGAGAAGTGTGGTCAAGAGAAGATAAATTATCTGCTCGTGACCGAAGCATGATCACTTGTGCGAGCTTAATGTCTCAAGGACTTTCCCCTCAACTAGAAGCTCATATGAAGATTGCAAAGGAAAACGGGGTCACCAAAGACGAAATGGTTGAATTAATCACCCATTTATCTTTTTACGCCGGTTGGCCGAAAGCGTGGTCAGCATTTAGTTTGGCTAAAGAGATTTTTAAAGATTAAGCGTTGAAAACACAGAATTTTTTCTGCGTTTTTTATTACTAATAAGTAAAACTAATAAATAAACCCCTTTTTTGAATTGGTTATTTGAAAATGTATAAATAAAATTAAGACTATTATCTTTAGTTTTAATGGCAAATATTAACCAAATAATCAAAAAACAGGAGTTCAAAAATGAATCAAAAAATTGGAATTATCGCTGCAATTGTGGGAGTTTGTGCAGTAATCATCGGCTGGAATATCTATCAGCACCAACAAGCTCGGCCTCAAACACAATCGATCTCAAAAAGCAGTTCTAATAGCTCAAACAGCTCGAGCAGTTCTGCCAGTCAAACAAGCAAAAAAACACCGACCGAAAGCAACAAACCTTTGATCGTCTTCTTTTCTCGGACCGGTCAAAATTATGGCGGATCAAACCTTAAAATTGGTAATACTCATCGAATTGCTAATTTTATTGCTGAAAGAACCGGCGGTGATCTTTATGAAATAGTACCTGCCAAAGATTACCCAAAAACTTATGATGCTACCACTGCTCAGGCTCAAAAAGAACAACAGAGCAATGATCGGCCGAAAATTAAAAATAAGATGCCGGATGTTTCAAAATATGAAACGATTTTTATCGGATATCCAATTTGGTGGAGTGAACCACCAATGATTGTTCTTACATTTCTCGAACAAGTTGATCTAAAAAACAAAAAGGTGGTCCCTTTTGATACAAATGCTGGGTCAGGTTTTGGCGACAGCATTGAAATCTTGAAGAAGGCTGCTCCAAAGTCAAAATTCCTTGAAGGATTTGAGATCGCTGGGTCTGAAGCAGCCGGGGCTAAAAACAAAGTCAATTCTTGGCTGAAATCAATTGGTTACTAAAATGAAATTTTCACAAAAAACTGCAGTTTATCTTGCAGTCTTTTGCTTTCCCTTACCTTTAATTTTCTTGTTCAACCAAGCAATAACCGGTAACTTTTTAAATTTCATTTATTATGACGCAGGAATTACTGCCTATTGCTGGTGGTTATCTGCAACTTTTCTTTCGACCAGACCAAATTGGCTGGTTCAAAGAATGAGTATGCCATCTCTTTATTTTTTGCATGGAATATTAGGAGTTGGTTCACTCGCTCTCGCTTTTTTACATCGTCATAATTTAATTACAATGGGGCAGCTAATCCATTTAACCGGTGACTGGGCATGGTATCTTAGTCTTGGCAGTATGATTTATGCAGTTATTTTTCTTTCCGGCTGGTTAGTTGACCGTTTTAGAATTATTGCAAAGTTAAAAAGATTCCTTGAACATGTTTTCAAACATCAGATTACCATCTGGCTTCATCGATTAAACCTCATTGCCATTATCTTAATTTGGCTGCACGTCCATTTAATCGGCCGAATCAATGCTCACTTTGTATTTATGACATTGTTTGATCTCTACACTTTCGGCATTTTAGGCTGGTATTTATGGAATCTTTTATTTCCTAAACAAACTAAAGCAATTGTTACTAAAAAGGCATGGCTTAATGAAACGACGTTTCAGCTAAATTTAAAATTAGAAAAACCCTTTAAAAATTATCAAGCTGGCGATTTTTACTTTTTAAAAAGTAAGACGGTTAAAGAAGCGCGACCATTTTCGGTGACTGAACCCAGTAATGATAAAGGTAAAGTATTATTTACCATCCGCGTTCTTGGCGATGACACGAAGAAATTGTCTCAATTAAATCTACAAGATCAAGTTGAATTAGAAGGTCCGTTCGGGCATTTTGCACCGACAATTAAAAGGCATCCGAATATAAAAATGGTTTTCATTGGAATGGGAACCGGCATCTCACCTCTTTTAAGTCTTGCTCAAAAGTTTAATTATACTCATCCCATCAAAATTCTTTGGTGCGTTCATCAAAAGTCCGATTTGTACTACGATGAAGAACTCACCAAAATGACTAACAATAATCTTATCTACCATCATCAGATCGGTCATTTTAATCTTGAACAATTAAATAAATTAATTAGTCATTCTGAATTTGACCAGGCGTTATTTGTAATTGTCGGTCCCAGTACTGGTGTTTTAAGCACTCGTAAAATTCTTAGTAAAAAAGGCGTAGCTCGTGATCATATTCTCGATGAGAGAATCACCATGTAGAGGAGAAAAAATGTATCTTTTTCAAAGAATTGAAGAAGCAGTCTTCAATGAAAATGATTCTAAAGAACAATTAGTGAATGTATCTTAAACAATTGCAATCAACTTAATCAATTTATAAATATCCAACTTAACTTAATAATTTGCAGTGATTTATTTTTATTAAATTTTTCATCATGCTTCTAGAGACTTTCTTTACCTATCTTAACAATTGAATTGCAAATAAATAAAGCATATGATATAGTCTCGGTTAAGTGAATAAATATCAATAAGCGAATGTTACTGGTAATGCAGGCAAGACTTAGTCAGGACTCTATTTAGTTTAGAGTTTTTACTAAATTTTACCTGTTTTTTTATTAAGGATTACATGTTTAAGATTACAAAAGTACTCAATGTTAATGTTGTAATGGTCAAAGAAAACGATCAGGAATTTATAGTTTTTGGAAAAGGGATCGGTTACCACCAGAAAGTAAATAATCTTATCTCGCCTGAACAAATCTCCAAAAAATTCATTTCAATCGACGATAGTCGAAAAAAGGAAATGATTGAATCATTAAATAAAATTCCTCCCGTTTATATTGATGTCACGGCAAAAATCGTTGACTATGCTGAAAAAAAATTAGATGAAACGTTAATAAGCAGTGTTTATTATTCTTTAACTGATCATCTTTATTTTGCAGTCGCTCGTTACAACACAAAACAGGTCTTAGGTAATCGAATTTATTGGGAAGTTAAAACCTATTATCCTGAAATGTTTGAAATCGGTAATTACGGCCTATCTGTTGTAAAAGAGCTGCTTAAAATTGAACTGCCGAGAGAAGAAGCTGCAAATATTGCATTTCATATTATTAACAACACCAGTAAATCCTCAGTCAAGACAAACGTGATTGAAGCAACTCAATTAGTTGATAATATGCTGCAAATTCTGCGCGTTTTAACCAAAGGAAGTCTTAATGATAATGGTCTAAATTATGAGCGCTTCATTACCCATTTAAAATTTTTTGCTGAACGCTATTTAAGCAATAAGATGCTTTCAGATGATAATAATTTATTAAAAATGGCATATGAGCTCTATCCAGATGCTTCTAAAATGGCACTGAAGATTCAAAAAACAGTTGAAACAATCTATGACCGTAAAATTACCAATGAAGAAATTGCTTATCTGATTATTCATATTCACCGAGTTTTAACCCATTAAAGGAGAAAAAAATGAGCTCAAACAAAGAAGTTACCGACAAAATTATGGAGTACGTCGGCGGTGTACATAACGTAACTAATTTATACCATTGTGCAACCCGTCTTCGCTTTAATTTAATTGACAAAAGCAAATTTAATATTCCCGCGTTAGAGAAAATGCCTGAGGTATTAAGCGCTGTAGATTCAGGTGAAGAAGCTCAGATCGTCATTGGGGGAAATGTTGGAAGTTACTATCAAGAAATTATGAAAAATTATCATATTCAGGATAATAACGAAAATAATTCTAATGAAGATAGAAAAGAAACTAACATTTTTAAAAGAGTCTTAAACGCAATTGTGAGCATTATGTCACCAATTATTGTGGTCTTAATTGCCGGCGGAATGTTCAAAGTTCTTTTAGCAATTTTCACTTTATTTGGAATGAATAAGCAAAGCACAAATTACCAAATATTGAATTTCATGGCAGATGCAGCTTTTTATTTCCTGCCATTTATGTTAGCAAGCAGCGCCGCCAAAAGATTTCGTACCAACCAATATTTAGCGATGATGATGGCAGGAGTAATGCTGCATCCCGCCTTTTCTGCGATGATCGCTGCTAAAAATCCGATTTCATTATTTGGAGCACCGATTAGGCTTGTTTCTTATGGCAGCAGCGTTATCCCGATTATCTTGGTAGTTTGGTTTATGAGTTATGTAGATCGTTTTGCAGAAAAATTTATTCCAAATGTAGTTAAAACCATTTTAAAGCCATTATTGATTGTGGTAATAACAGCACCTGTTGCTTTAATTATTATCGGACCAATTGGTTCATGGCTCGGTGACGGATTATTTGCAATTATTAACTTCCTTGATAAGTACTCACCTTGGCTAATTCCTTTATTAATTGGAACTTTTAATCCTTTAATGGTAATGGTCGGAATGCATATTTCTCTTTTACCTCTATCAACCGCATCTTTTACTAAGTATGGATATGAAAGCATTTCTGGTCCCGGGTCATTAGCAAGTAATTTGGCTCAAGCTGGTGCTGCTTTGGCTGTATCGCTTAGAGAAAAAAATCTTAAGGCTCGTGAAGTCGCTGTTTCTGCAACTATTACTGCTTTTTCAGGAATTACCGAACCTGCTCTTTATGGGATAACTTTGAAATATAAACGAGTTTTAGCTAGTGTAATGACTGCCGGAGGTATTGCTGGTTTATACGCCGGAATTACCAAAGTTGTTCGTTACTCATTTGGTGCTCCCGGAATCTTTACGCTGCCGATTTTTATCGGTAAAAACCCTAACAACTTCATCAATGCTTGTATAACTGGTGTAATTGCTGTCGTACTTTCATTTGTTTTTACTTATTTCTTCGGTGTTGTAAATACTCCTGTTAAAACAAATGAACCTAAAAAGATAAAAAATGTCATTGACGGAAAAGTAATTCCTTTATCCGAAGTTAATGATCAAGTATTTGCGAGTGGAAGTTTAGGAAGCGGCGTCGCAATTGAACCCAACGGTAATACAATTGTTGCACCAGTTGATTCCACTGTTACCATGGTTTATCCAACCGGACATGCAATTGGGTTAACCGATGATAATGGACAGGAATTTCTAATTCATGTGGGCATCGATACCGTTAAGTTAAAAGGAAAAGGATTTAACACTTTAGTAAAACAAGATCAACGTGTTAATTCTGGAGACCCATTGATAAATGTCGACTTTGACTTAATTCGCAATGAAGGATTTGATCCGACTGTAATTTTAGCTGCTCTTAATACCAAAGATGATCAGATTGAAATAAACGATCAACAAGTTTTTATCACTGAAATTAATTCTTCAGACAAATAACTGATTTCTAATAAAAAGGTCATGACCAATAAAAAGTCATGACTTTTTTATATTTATAGAACGCTTATTCCTTAATATTGGTCAAAGTATCACTCACTTGATTTTCAACTTTTTTTGCACTTTTACCGCCAAATTGAAGATAAAAAGTTTCGAAATTTTTTGAACCTTTAGGCGCAGGGATTCATTTTCTCCTTCATAAATTCCAAAACTCATTTCCTTAAGTATTTTAGACGCTCATATTTTTGTCCCGGAGCAATATATTCAAGAATATGACAAGATCGCTCCTGGGTTGAATCATAGAAATTTCTTGTTAATCGAAAGGAGAATCTCATGAGTTAAAAATATAATAAATTAGCTCATGATATCGTTGACAAATTAGTCGGAAAATCAAACATCACTGATGCCCACTGTCCGCTTCAAAGTCAGCGACCTGATAAAATCGACGTTAAAGAATTAGAATCACTCGATGGCGTAGTTAGATATATTGTAAATGCGGGATTATATCAAGTGGTAATTGGAACTAATATTGCTAAAGTATTTGAAGAGGTTGAGAAAATCGTTGATCTTAAATTGAGTGATTACTCAACAAATGAAAAAAACAACTTTTTTGACAAAATTATTGACTTTGTAGGTGGCGTTTTCCAACCCGTCATTCCTGCCTTATCAGGCGCTGGAATGGTTAAAGCAGTCTTAATGGTATTTAATGTTATTTCTACTAAATCGCAAACATAAACGCTTTTAAATATATTTGCCGATGGCGTCTTTTATTTCTTACCAATGTTACTGGCATTCACTGAAGCTCAAAAGTTAAAAAGCAATCAAAATTTAGCTGTCCCAGTTACAGCGATCATGCTGCATTCTACTTGGAGTAGTTTAGTATTAATAGCCAAACCGGTTCATTTCTTTGGCATAATTCCATTTACTCTTGCCAACTATTCAGGCTCTGTAATTCCAATCCTGTTAGTAGTTTTTGTTCAAGCTTACTTGGAAAGATTTTTAAATCGCATCATTCCAAAGTCCGTGAATCTAGTGTTCATACCAATGCTTACTTTCTTAATTATGGGAACTCTTTCCCTTTGGATTCTTACCAAAAGATTCTCTTTTGATTAGCCCTGCTAAAGGCGAAGTGATCCCTTTAAATGAAGTTAAAGACGAAGCATTTGCAACTGCCTCATTAGGGGAAGGATTTGCAGTTGAACCAATTGACGGGAAAATCGTTGTTCCTTGTGCTGGTAAAATTTTATTTATTGCACCGAGTAAACACGCGATCGGAATCCAATCAGATGATGGACTAGAAATATTAATTCACATTGGCTTAGATACCATTGAATTAAACGGCAAATATTTCAACTCTGAAGTTACATCGGGTGATGTTGTAAAACAAGGTCAACAGTTAATGGACATCGACTTTGACAAAATCAAAGAAGCTGGATACGTGACACAAATTATCTAATATTGATCTTTTGCCCTTTGGAAGTGACCGCTTAAAAGTCAGTCAGGGAGAACTTGAAATGTTGGATTGGCAGGACGACCACTATTATCCCGCTAAACAAGCAATTGACATGTATCATCACTATTTATCAGATATCAAATTATTTGCGGAAATGGGACTAAAAATGTACCGGATGTCGATTTCTTGGAGTCGCATTTTCCCTAATGGCGATGATGAAAAACCCAATGAAAAAGGGCTCAAATTTTACGAAGATATTTTCAAGGAACTGCGTAAATACCAGATTGAACCAATGGTCACCCTCGCCCATTTCGATATCCCCGTCCATTTAATTAAGAAGTATGGCGGCTGGCGAGATCGGCGCCTAATTGATTTTTATACCAATTACACCAAAACCGTCATAGAACGTTACAAAGGACTTGTGAAATATTGGCTGACTTTTAACGAGATCAATATTTTACTGCATCAGCCTTTTGTCGGCGGTGGAATTGTATTTCGAACCGATGACAACAAAAAAGAAGTTAAATACCAGGCAGCTCGTCATCAATTAGTTGCCAGTGCGTTAACTACCAAAATAGCACACGAAATTAATCCTAATAATCAGGTTGGCTGCATGCTCGCTGGCGGCAGTCACTATCCTTATACTTGTCGACCAGAAGACTATCAGGAAATGATCAGACGGGACCGTGAAGGCTATTTCTTCATTGATGTCCAAGCTCGTGGAGTCTACCCTAATTATGCCCTTAAGAAATTTGAACAAGAAAATCTTAAAATCCAAATGGATTCAGATGACAAAGAAATTTTAGCTGATAATCCAGTAGACTTTATTACATTTTCTTATTACTGTTCCAGGACGGTTAGTGCTCATCCTGAAGATTACGAAAGTGCAACCGGCAATATTTTCCCTTCAATTAAAAATAAGTACCTGCCATCAACTGAATGGGGTGGCAAATCGATTCCTTGGGGCTTAGGAATTCACTTAATCAGTTATATGACCGCTATCAAAAACCAATTTTTATTGTCGAAAATGGACTCGGAGCAGTCGATAATCCGGATGAAAATAATTATGTCGCTGACGACTATCGAATTGATTATCTAAAGCAACATATTAAAACTATGATGGACGCAATCGAAATTGACGGCGTTGATCTAAGAGGATACCTCACTTGGAGTGCAATTGATCTAGTTGCAGCAAGTACTGGTCAGATGAGTAAGCGCTATGGTTATGTTTACGTTGACTGTGATGATGAAGGACATGGGAGTCTAAAGCGATATCCCAAGAAATCTTTCTATTGGTATCAAAAGGTCATCGCCTCAAATGGTGAAAATTTATAAATAAAAAAAGTTTTAGCTTTATAAATCGGCTAAAACTTTTTTAGTATTTAAAACTATGGATCTATTTTCGTCAACTTCTAGATTTTTTGACGAATAAAATCGTTTTGGAAAACATTTCTTTGAGAACTCATTTCTTGAAGGAACCAATCCTTTACTGCTTGCTAGATCGTATAAATGAGGCTCATAGTTATCATCTTTCATCCAACCTTTGATTTGTTTTAAAATCACATCTTCGATTGATGTATAGCTCGCTGTAGAACGAGTAACCACGTAACACGGCATCTTAAAGAAATCGCCAGACCAAGAAAAACAGTTATATCCTAATATTTCTGCAAAAGATGCTAGTAATTCTGGTGTCCACTCGAAATTAACATCCGGCAGATCATGAAAACTATCTGGTGTAAGAGCATTTACGGCCAGAAAATCCTGGTTACTAAGTAATTGTTCAATTTTGTCTTGAACCGCCTGATCAATAGTATCATTTCGTTTCATATTATCTTTATCTGCATAAAATTTGCTGGAAACTGGAATTAATCCTGACTTTTTAAGATCGTCATTTCCGCGTAAATTCCATGTCCCTTCACCCATTCCAGCATCAATAAAAATCTGTTTAATTTCTTTTAATGTTAATTGATTTTTCACATGGACTTTTAAGTATTGCGGCCATAAATCTGCCGGTTCTCTTTTTAGTGTCGGTTGATAAGTTTTTCTTAAAATAAATTCTCCCGATACTTCTACGTCTAAATTCAATGCATTAATAAAACTTGCAAGTGCCATTTTATCATCAGTATTAGTTAACTCTGCTTCCTCAGGCCATAATTCTATGTAATTGTGATAAAAGATCTTAAGTGACAAAATTGGGTAGATTTTCAGTTCACGATTAAGATAATCAGTTAGCGAATCACCTAAAAATTCTTTGGCAAAATTAACATCCAGCCACATAACATTTTGTCCATTTAACACAATCTCTAGATTTTTTGCCGCCTCTTGTTGCAAAGTATAATTAGCCCAACCAAATTGTTTTTTTAAATTACCTAACGAAACGGGATGATTTTGAGTTTTCAAAAATTCAACTATCTGTTCTCCGATTGTTAACGGTTGACTGCCAAGAACAAAAATATCATTATTTCGACCAGGTGAATATACAAAATCAACAGGATAAAGCCGTTGAAAAATTTGATAAAACTCATCGGTTGTCATGGATTTTGGCAGATCTTCTTTTAATTGTTCAAATAACCAAGCATCACGAACATAGTGGTAACCATCGGCAAAATGGTCATCAACTAGTTTTTTTGCTCGTTCAAAAATTACTAGATCATAATTTTCTTTCTCAAAAAGCTTATATTTTCCCTTGCCAATCGGAATGTACTCCGATTGATTAGATAACCTTCCTTGAAACGCTCTCAAAGATGGAAATGCTTCATAACCTAACTTTTCTTTAGACCATTCATTAATTTGATCATATTCATCAACGTCAATTATCTTAGTTTTACGATAACTGCAGTACTCTTCAATGATTTTTATTTTTGGTACTCGTTTAGTAGAAATAAGCCGTCTATTATCTTGATCGAGCCTATAATTTAAATTGTCTATCGCCTGATTAAATTCATCAGCTTTAAGTTCTAAGTGATTATTTTCAAAAACTTGCTTAATTTCTGCGATTGAATGAATTTGTCCATCTAACAAAATTGGCAGTAAAACATCAACAAACATTTGCAAATAATCATCACTGGTAAGAAAGTACTGATTCAAATCAGAATCGATAATTGTACTTTCAATTAGTCGATTATTTTCTTCACTGAAATATTTACTTAATGTCATCGGCTGACATTTCCCAAGCACTAGAAGCTTAAGTGTAAAGTTATGATTTTGCCACCACTGAATAAAAACGTTAGAGACCTTCTTATCAATTTGACGGACTCTTTCCCTCGTAATTCCCCACTTTTCACCTAGTTCTTCTAATGTCAGAATATCTGAGCTCATTTTTCGATATTTCAAAACTGCTTTTGAACGTTCATCGAGCTGATCTATAAATTCATTAACGTAATATTCAACCGAATTGGGCAAAAGATCGTTTAACAGATGCCAGCTTCTTTCAATTAAATCATCCGGGTATTGATCAAAATCTTCTTTAAAATAGATTGCGAGCGCTTTTCTTATAATCGCCATTTGTTCGTCTTGCTCTTTATTATCAACAAAATTTTTAATCTTCTCTGGAGCATCTTTTAACGAAACGACAAATTTCTTTTTATTTAAAAGAGTATTTATCAAACGTAAATATTCATTGATAGTAATTATTAGATCATCTGGCTCATCTTTAAGGATGAGATGTGAAAACGGCAA
Proteins encoded in this window:
- a CDS encoding beta-glucoside-specific PTS transporter subunit IIABC translates to MSSNKEVTDKIMEYVGGVHNVTNLYHCATRLRFNLIDKSKFNIPALEKMPEVLSAVDSGEEAQIVIGGNVGSYYQEIMKNYHIQDNNENNSNEDRKETNIFKRVLNAIVSIMSPIIVVLIAGGMFKVLLAIFTLFGMNKQSTNYQILNFMADAAFYFLPFMLASSAAKRFRTNQYLAMMMAGVMLHPAFSAMIAAKNPISLFGAPIRLVSYGSSVIPIILVVWFMSYVDRFAEKFIPNVVKTILKPLLIVVITAPVALIIIGPIGSWLGDGLFAIINFLDKYSPWLIPLLIGTFNPLMVMVGMHISLLPLSTASFTKYGYESISGPGSLASNLAQAGAALAVSLREKNLKAREVAVSATITAFSGITEPALYGITLKYKRVLASVMTAGGIAGLYAGITKVVRYSFGAPGIFTLPIFIGKNPNNFINACITGVIAVVLSFVFTYFFGVVNTPVKTNEPKKIKNVIDGKVIPLSEVNDQVFASGSLGSGVAIEPNGNTIVAPVDSTVTMVYPTGHAIGLTDDNGQEFLIHVGIDTVKLKGKGFNTLVKQDQRVNSGDPLINVDFDLIRNEGFDPTVILAALNTKDDQIEINDQQVFITEINSSDK
- a CDS encoding PTS glucose transporter subunit IIA, which produces MIPLNEVKDEAFATASLGEGFAVEPIDGKIVVPCAGKILFIAPSKHAIGIQSDDGLEILIHIGLDTIELNGKYFNSEVTSGDVVKQGQQLMDIDFDKIKEAGYVTQII
- a CDS encoding sigma factor-like helix-turn-helix DNA-binding protein, giving the protein MKEGVFFPNFWTKEQVKHWVDVFIRKEIKLEFNQKDNQYWFSPDILRELNLENPDSFSELTQLLSLFGISVQVDQNEDVFKKFTWDRNTCVVVDPRPIEIEHFIEEHTLLISLSKFDALKSYGTLFGLILNQITFLDSRINLEMLTQIFNDSEITIIIPLRLTIFDSKRVKVDELFNYQHNALIINHFADAGVTYLDELTSERLQKIYKMPGIGKGKQKFIENKIRNLIDFELAEDIEVVDVNQSIPIKILFDENKDRLIINSFYKNGIQNTDQITPDLLNKIFNFPGIGENKKQKILATIKSAPKIIDKQINSPELFLPILPFSHLILKDEPDDLIITINEYLRLINTLLNKKKFVVSLKDAPEKIKNFVDNKEQDEQMAIIRKALAIYFKEDFDQYPDDLIERSWHLLNDLLPNSVEYYVNEFIDQLDERSKAVLKYRKMSSDILTLEELGEKWGITRERVRQIDKKVSNVFIQWWQNHNFTLKLLVLGKCQPMTLSKYFSEENNRLIESTIIDSDLNQYFLTSDDYLQMFVDVLLPILLDGQIHSIAEIKQVFENNHLELKADEFNQAIDNLNYRLDQDNRRLISTKRVPKIKIIEEYCSYRKTKIIDVDEYDQINEWSKEKLGYEAFPSLRAFQGRLSNQSEYIPIGKGKYKLFEKENYDLVIFERAKKLVDDHFADGYHYVRDAWLFEQLKEDLPKSMTTDEFYQIFQRLYPVDFVYSPGRNNDIFVLGSQPLTIGEQIVEFLKTQNHPVSLGNLKKQFGWANYTLQQEAAKNLEIVLNGQNVMWLDVNFAKEFLGDSLTDYLNRELKIYPILSLKIFYHNYIELWPEEAELTNTDDKMALASFINALNLDVEVSGEFILRKTYQPTLKREPADLWPQYLKVHVKNQLTLKEIKQIFIDAGMGEGTWNLRGNDDLKKSGLIPVSSKFYADKDNMKRNDTIDQAVQDKIEQLLSNQDFLAVNALTPDSFHDLPDVNFEWTPELLASFAEILGYNCFSWSGDFFKMPCYVVTRSTASYTSIEDVILKQIKGWMKDDNYEPHLYDLASSKGLVPSRNEFSKKCFPKRFYSSKNLEVDENRSIVLNTKKVLADL